Proteins found in one Oncorhynchus mykiss isolate Arlee chromosome 3, USDA_OmykA_1.1, whole genome shotgun sequence genomic segment:
- the trim33l gene encoding transcription intermediary factor 1-beta isoform X2 translates to MPFNILEVKDNLFIKNSSNDLWTGNVQCTCCEGFVASGWCVECGEALCSECVSAHRRVKVTKDHTIRLQPPTGVSAPTVFCPTHKHEPIKLFCLTCDQLTCRDCQLMDHRNHSFQFLHEAMVSQKEQLQSLVQKVRQQRVAVKQSLLDMDGRLLDITQLKSKLRESLKRMLFATVQLLKSRATSLYNNIETMCNAEVAGIETRRSALNKLGQRQDYVADFAEKALNVEDFFALLSYKGQIGSQLQHLLTQSTEPPGTMLKLQLVITDDFKKQIASFGKLLGDIVPFAQSHVSQDNPLENQERPNAPSGQTSSTAPNMSIHSVPPPPNPVFQPPRPSYTAPSNPHSQPSTSQPSTSREPPPYRSLPVHTPSSLPLSHPVTPQPCPSTLAPSHPSLNIHNPPFCLPPNPAQPSLVPKLHVQSPLVPTNHAQLSPVQPPTSPSLQPLIEATPRLYGMFKATPPPGRSRRGKDGKSWTFHSYSPVEICHPPSGSSSPAAVAQHQKRKFPKSQLLWILHQPPSVNPIPVLPVKALADSPCDRSLPPTGLADPDPNSQARENEPTSTVTELETDTEAGSAIELEVPSAWADRKAAACSDSTSSDLPFTGTLSTERTSNHLSYSVLTHTHHPKEETDTDPNSKPYSVGRTHTAPHNNKKIAYDQQHEDAKAIRSLHRRVNNWRTELPTRIRVLLEGPSPLPTRTGSVVATEMPTRQPNTTQLPSLTNSNNVNNSRSWQPRVLMFRLPISTPTPGCSLPQFLLVQGASKDEIILQEIAEDHQSHGDDITPPESDSLLWTKALSSPESPPLLQYVTCAACHTVGGSLFCVECGRGYHQDCHIPPIGPSFWEEWKCSLCQDLADTTDPYSDDRHRTMCLSLADQRKCEHLLLFLRCENDRNILCSTAEPPSDSICLDSIHGRLLQHRSPPYRTPSEFVSDVWVLFDTMLMNSKDQELVVKLRGSFQRKLGEVFGTALHPSLLSHPNSSWTETGEPEEPTAAESLKKMRELLNMAKVPKAKKRHSQVRVETDENETKMKKIKKDAD, encoded by the exons ATGCCATTTAATATTCTGGAAGTCAAAGATAATCTCTTTATTAAGAACTCTTCCAACGATCTCTGGACTGGTAATGTCCAG TGTACCTGTTGTGAGGGGTTCGTGGCGAGTGGCTGGTGTGTGGAGTGTGGAGAGGCGCTGTGTTCGGAGTGTGTATCTGCACACAGGAGAGTGAAGGTGACGAAGGACCACACTATCCGGCTCCAACCCCCAACAG GAGTCTCCGCTCCCACAGTGTTTTGTCCTACACACAAACATGAGCCAATCAAACTCTTCTGTTTGACCTGCGATCAGCTGACCTGTCGAGACTGCCAACTAATGGATCACAGGAACCACAG TTTCCAGTTCCTCCATGAAGCGATGGTCAGCCAGAAAGAGCAGCTTCAGTCCCTGGTGCAGAAAGTGAGGCAGCAGAGAGTTGCAGTGAAGCAGAGCCTCCTGGACATGGACGGCAG ATTGCTAGACATAACACAACTCAAGTCAAAGCTGAGGGAGAGCTTGAAGAGAATGCTTTTTGCTACTGTTCAACTCTTGAAATCGAGAGCCACGTCGCTCTACAACAACATAGAG ACTATGTGTAATGCCGAGGTGGCAGGGATCGAGACGAGACGGAGTGCACTAAACAAACTGGGGCAGAGGCAGGACTATGTTGCTGACTTTGCTGAGAAAGCCCTGAATGTGGAGGACTTCTTTGCCCTGCTCTCCTACAAAGGGCAG ATTGGGTCCCAGTTACAGCATCTCTTGACTCAGAGTACTGAGCCCCCGGGGACCATGCTTAAGTTGCAGTTGGTGATTACGGATGACTTCAAGAAACAAATAGCTTCCTTTG GTAAACTTTTGGGTGATATTGTTCCCTTTGCCCAATCACATGTTAGTCAAGACAACCCCCTGGAAAACCAAGAAAGACCCAATGCTCCCTCTGGCCAGACCTCTTCCACTGCTCCTAACATGTCCATTCATTCTGTTCCCCCTCCACCTAACCCTGTCTTCCAGCCCCCACGCCCCTCTTACACCGCCCCATCCAACCCCCACAGTCAGCCCTCAACTTCCCAGCCCTCCACCTCCCGTGAGCCTCCTCCTTATCGCTCCCTGCCTGTCCACACCCCTTCAAGCCTTCCATTGAGCCATCCTGTGACACCCCAGCCCTGCCCATCTACACTAGCCCCATCTCACCCCTCCCTGAATATACATAATCCACCATTCTGTCTACCACCAAACCCTGCCCAGCCATCACTTGTCCCTAAACTTCATGTCCAGTCACCGTTGGTCCCCACCAACCATGCCCAGCTATCCCCTGTTCAGCCTCcaacctccccatctctccaacCACTGATCGAGGCCACACCTAGACTTTATGGTATGTTCAAGGCAACTCCTCCACCTGGACGATCTCGGAGAGGTAAGGATGGAAAGTCCTGGACGTTCCACTCATACTCACCTGTAGAGATCTGCCACCCACCTTCTGGCTCGTCCTCTCCTGCAGCCGTAGCTCAGCATCAGAAAAGGAAGTTTCCAAAATCGCAGCTACTGTGGATCCTCCATCAGCCTCCCTCTGTAAACCCCATCCCTGTCCTCCCGGTGAAAGCCCTAGCAGACTCCCCCTGTGATAGAAGCCTGCCTCCTACTGGTCTGGCAGACCCTGACCCAAACTCTCAGGCCAGGGAGAACGAGCCCACCTCTACTGTCACTGAGTTGGAGACTGACACAGAGGCAGGCAGTGCTATCGAGTTGGAGGTCCCATCAGCCTGGGCTGATAGAAAGGCAGCTGCCTGCTCGGACAGTACTTCTTCAGATCTGCCTTTCACAGGGACTTTGTCTACTGAGAGGACCTCTAATCATCTCTCTTACAGTGTCTTAACCCACACCCACCACCCCAAAGAAGAAACTGACACGGACCCTAACAGTAAACCCTATTCTGTGGGTAGGACCCATACTGCCCCCCACAACAATAAAAAGATAGCTTATGACCAACAACATGAGGATGCTAAGGCTATCAGGTCTCTTCATCGGCGTGTGAATAACTGGAGAACTGAGCTGCCAACACGCATTAGAGTGCTACTGGAGGGACCCTCTCCACTCCCCACCAGGACAGGTTCGGTGGTGGCCACTGAAATGCCAACCAGGCAACCCAACACCACCCAGCTACCAAGCTTGACCAATAGCAACAATGTTAACAACTCAAGGTCCTGGCAACCCAGGGTCTTGATGTTTCGGCTTCCCATCTCCACCCCCACTCCTGGATGCTCTCTTCCTCAGTTCCTGCTTGTCCAAGGGGCCAGCAAAGATGAGATTATTCTGCAAGAGATTGCAGAAGACCACCAG TCCCATGGCGATGACATCACACCACCAGAGTCAGACAGCCTCCTCTGGACTAAGGCCCTATCCTCCCCAGAGAGTCCCCCACTGCTTCAGTATGTGACCTGTGCGGCCTGTCACACTGTTGGCGGTTCGCTATTCTGTGTAGAGTGTGGGAGGGGCTACCACCAAGATTGTCATATCCCACCCATTGGTCCTTCCTTCTG GGAGGAGTGGAAGTGTTCACTTTGTCAGGACCTGGCCGACACCACAGACCCCTACAGTGATGACAGGCACAGGACTATGTGCCTCAGCCTAGCAGACCAGCGG AAATGTGAGCATCTCCTACTCTTTCTAAGGTGTGAGAATGACAGAAACATCCTTTGCAGCACGGCTGAG CCCCCCTCAGATTCAATATGTCTTGACTCCATACATGGAAGGCTGCTACAACATCGATCACCCCCTTACCGTACCCCCTCCGAATTTGTCTCTGATGTCTGGGTCCTTTTCGACACCATGTTGATGAACTCAAAG GACCAGGAGTTGGTTGTCAAGCTACGGGGCAGCTTTCAGAGGAAGTTAGGGGAAGTGTTTGGGACagctctccacccctccctcctcagCCACCCTAACAGCAGCTGGACTGAGACGGGGGAACCTGAGGAACCAACGGCTGCAGAGTCTCTGAAGAAGATGAGGGAGTTGCTGAATATGGCCAAAGTGCCAAAAGCTAAGAAACGTCACTCCCAGGTCAGAGTTGAAACAGATGAAAATGAAACTAAAATGAAGAAAATTAAAAAGGATGCAGACTGA
- the zgc:171704 gene encoding ras-related and estrogen-regulated growth inhibitor-like protein, with amino-acid sequence MVVQVKPSSHHCSKTIEGTQQKVEANILLLGAENVGKSALTVRFITRRFIGEYGEIESIYSHIDTVDGREISFNIWDSLYPQDSAITESISEKQLQWADGVILVYSICDRSSFEVVRQQVQRIRHASRKMSATAPIIIVGNKRDLQHRRTVSSEEGRLLALSEDCVFFEISAAETYHGVLLVFHGLIDLIKESRALRKGAAGIKSIVRSMSAVFGKKRAE; translated from the exons ATGGTTGTCCAAGTCAAACCCAGCTCGCATCACTGCAGCAAGACAATTGAGGGAACTCAGCAAAAAGTGGAAGCTAATATCTTATTACTTGGGGCTGAAAATGTAGGGAAATCAG CGCTCACCGTCCGATTTATTACCAGAAGATTTATTGGCGAGTACGGTGAAATAG AATCAATTTACAGTCATATTGACACAGTTGACGGGAGGGAAATATCCTTCAACATATGGGACTCGCTCTACCCACAG GACAGTGCAATAACTGAGTCGATAAGTGAGAAACAGCTTCAATGGGCAGACGGTGTGATACTGGTATACAGCATATGCGACCGCTCCAGCTTCGAGGTAGTGCGTCAACAAGTGCAGCGCATCCGCCACGCCAGTAGGAAGATGTCTGCAACAGCGCCCATCATCATTGTTGGAAATAAACGCGATTTGCAGCACCGACGGACAGTCTCAAGTGAGGAGGGCCGACTCCTTGCTCTCTCGGAAGACTGCGTATTTTTTGAGATATCCGCAGCTGAAACATACCACGGTGTTTTGCTGGTGTTCCATGGACTGATAGATCTTATCAAAGAGTCGAGAGCTCTGCGGAAAGGTGCCGCGGGTATTAAAAGTATAGTGAGAAGCATGTCAGCTGTATTCGGGAAGAAACGTGCAGAGTAA
- the trim33l gene encoding transcription intermediary factor 1-beta isoform X1 — protein MNNGGQSGGGFPFGPNVVKESGTYGNCVLCGLTLNHGRYPQLLPCLHSICQACLPPVNPGLQKDLSISPACPSCDMPFNILEVKDNLFIKNSSNDLWTGNVQCTCCEGFVASGWCVECGEALCSECVSAHRRVKVTKDHTIRLQPPTGVSAPTVFCPTHKHEPIKLFCLTCDQLTCRDCQLMDHRNHSFQFLHEAMVSQKEQLQSLVQKVRQQRVAVKQSLLDMDGRLLDITQLKSKLRESLKRMLFATVQLLKSRATSLYNNIETMCNAEVAGIETRRSALNKLGQRQDYVADFAEKALNVEDFFALLSYKGQIGSQLQHLLTQSTEPPGTMLKLQLVITDDFKKQIASFGKLLGDIVPFAQSHVSQDNPLENQERPNAPSGQTSSTAPNMSIHSVPPPPNPVFQPPRPSYTAPSNPHSQPSTSQPSTSREPPPYRSLPVHTPSSLPLSHPVTPQPCPSTLAPSHPSLNIHNPPFCLPPNPAQPSLVPKLHVQSPLVPTNHAQLSPVQPPTSPSLQPLIEATPRLYGMFKATPPPGRSRRGKDGKSWTFHSYSPVEICHPPSGSSSPAAVAQHQKRKFPKSQLLWILHQPPSVNPIPVLPVKALADSPCDRSLPPTGLADPDPNSQARENEPTSTVTELETDTEAGSAIELEVPSAWADRKAAACSDSTSSDLPFTGTLSTERTSNHLSYSVLTHTHHPKEETDTDPNSKPYSVGRTHTAPHNNKKIAYDQQHEDAKAIRSLHRRVNNWRTELPTRIRVLLEGPSPLPTRTGSVVATEMPTRQPNTTQLPSLTNSNNVNNSRSWQPRVLMFRLPISTPTPGCSLPQFLLVQGASKDEIILQEIAEDHQSHGDDITPPESDSLLWTKALSSPESPPLLQYVTCAACHTVGGSLFCVECGRGYHQDCHIPPIGPSFWEEWKCSLCQDLADTTDPYSDDRHRTMCLSLADQRKCEHLLLFLRCENDRNILCSTAEPPSDSICLDSIHGRLLQHRSPPYRTPSEFVSDVWVLFDTMLMNSKDQELVVKLRGSFQRKLGEVFGTALHPSLLSHPNSSWTETGEPEEPTAAESLKKMRELLNMAKVPKAKKRHSQVRVETDENETKMKKIKKDAD, from the exons ATGAACAATGGCGGGCAAAGCGGAGGTGGCTTTCCGTTTGGGCCGAACGTAGTGAAAGAATCAGGAACATATGGAAATTGTGTCCTCTGTGGGTTAACTTTAAACCATGGGCGATATCCCCAACTTCTACCCTGTTTGCACTCTATTTGTCAAGCATGCCTGCCCCCAGTCAATCCAGGGTTGCAGAAAG atctctctatctctccagcgTGTCCGTCCTGTGACATGCCATTTAATATTCTGGAAGTCAAAGATAATCTCTTTATTAAGAACTCTTCCAACGATCTCTGGACTGGTAATGTCCAG TGTACCTGTTGTGAGGGGTTCGTGGCGAGTGGCTGGTGTGTGGAGTGTGGAGAGGCGCTGTGTTCGGAGTGTGTATCTGCACACAGGAGAGTGAAGGTGACGAAGGACCACACTATCCGGCTCCAACCCCCAACAG GAGTCTCCGCTCCCACAGTGTTTTGTCCTACACACAAACATGAGCCAATCAAACTCTTCTGTTTGACCTGCGATCAGCTGACCTGTCGAGACTGCCAACTAATGGATCACAGGAACCACAG TTTCCAGTTCCTCCATGAAGCGATGGTCAGCCAGAAAGAGCAGCTTCAGTCCCTGGTGCAGAAAGTGAGGCAGCAGAGAGTTGCAGTGAAGCAGAGCCTCCTGGACATGGACGGCAG ATTGCTAGACATAACACAACTCAAGTCAAAGCTGAGGGAGAGCTTGAAGAGAATGCTTTTTGCTACTGTTCAACTCTTGAAATCGAGAGCCACGTCGCTCTACAACAACATAGAG ACTATGTGTAATGCCGAGGTGGCAGGGATCGAGACGAGACGGAGTGCACTAAACAAACTGGGGCAGAGGCAGGACTATGTTGCTGACTTTGCTGAGAAAGCCCTGAATGTGGAGGACTTCTTTGCCCTGCTCTCCTACAAAGGGCAG ATTGGGTCCCAGTTACAGCATCTCTTGACTCAGAGTACTGAGCCCCCGGGGACCATGCTTAAGTTGCAGTTGGTGATTACGGATGACTTCAAGAAACAAATAGCTTCCTTTG GTAAACTTTTGGGTGATATTGTTCCCTTTGCCCAATCACATGTTAGTCAAGACAACCCCCTGGAAAACCAAGAAAGACCCAATGCTCCCTCTGGCCAGACCTCTTCCACTGCTCCTAACATGTCCATTCATTCTGTTCCCCCTCCACCTAACCCTGTCTTCCAGCCCCCACGCCCCTCTTACACCGCCCCATCCAACCCCCACAGTCAGCCCTCAACTTCCCAGCCCTCCACCTCCCGTGAGCCTCCTCCTTATCGCTCCCTGCCTGTCCACACCCCTTCAAGCCTTCCATTGAGCCATCCTGTGACACCCCAGCCCTGCCCATCTACACTAGCCCCATCTCACCCCTCCCTGAATATACATAATCCACCATTCTGTCTACCACCAAACCCTGCCCAGCCATCACTTGTCCCTAAACTTCATGTCCAGTCACCGTTGGTCCCCACCAACCATGCCCAGCTATCCCCTGTTCAGCCTCcaacctccccatctctccaacCACTGATCGAGGCCACACCTAGACTTTATGGTATGTTCAAGGCAACTCCTCCACCTGGACGATCTCGGAGAGGTAAGGATGGAAAGTCCTGGACGTTCCACTCATACTCACCTGTAGAGATCTGCCACCCACCTTCTGGCTCGTCCTCTCCTGCAGCCGTAGCTCAGCATCAGAAAAGGAAGTTTCCAAAATCGCAGCTACTGTGGATCCTCCATCAGCCTCCCTCTGTAAACCCCATCCCTGTCCTCCCGGTGAAAGCCCTAGCAGACTCCCCCTGTGATAGAAGCCTGCCTCCTACTGGTCTGGCAGACCCTGACCCAAACTCTCAGGCCAGGGAGAACGAGCCCACCTCTACTGTCACTGAGTTGGAGACTGACACAGAGGCAGGCAGTGCTATCGAGTTGGAGGTCCCATCAGCCTGGGCTGATAGAAAGGCAGCTGCCTGCTCGGACAGTACTTCTTCAGATCTGCCTTTCACAGGGACTTTGTCTACTGAGAGGACCTCTAATCATCTCTCTTACAGTGTCTTAACCCACACCCACCACCCCAAAGAAGAAACTGACACGGACCCTAACAGTAAACCCTATTCTGTGGGTAGGACCCATACTGCCCCCCACAACAATAAAAAGATAGCTTATGACCAACAACATGAGGATGCTAAGGCTATCAGGTCTCTTCATCGGCGTGTGAATAACTGGAGAACTGAGCTGCCAACACGCATTAGAGTGCTACTGGAGGGACCCTCTCCACTCCCCACCAGGACAGGTTCGGTGGTGGCCACTGAAATGCCAACCAGGCAACCCAACACCACCCAGCTACCAAGCTTGACCAATAGCAACAATGTTAACAACTCAAGGTCCTGGCAACCCAGGGTCTTGATGTTTCGGCTTCCCATCTCCACCCCCACTCCTGGATGCTCTCTTCCTCAGTTCCTGCTTGTCCAAGGGGCCAGCAAAGATGAGATTATTCTGCAAGAGATTGCAGAAGACCACCAG TCCCATGGCGATGACATCACACCACCAGAGTCAGACAGCCTCCTCTGGACTAAGGCCCTATCCTCCCCAGAGAGTCCCCCACTGCTTCAGTATGTGACCTGTGCGGCCTGTCACACTGTTGGCGGTTCGCTATTCTGTGTAGAGTGTGGGAGGGGCTACCACCAAGATTGTCATATCCCACCCATTGGTCCTTCCTTCTG GGAGGAGTGGAAGTGTTCACTTTGTCAGGACCTGGCCGACACCACAGACCCCTACAGTGATGACAGGCACAGGACTATGTGCCTCAGCCTAGCAGACCAGCGG AAATGTGAGCATCTCCTACTCTTTCTAAGGTGTGAGAATGACAGAAACATCCTTTGCAGCACGGCTGAG CCCCCCTCAGATTCAATATGTCTTGACTCCATACATGGAAGGCTGCTACAACATCGATCACCCCCTTACCGTACCCCCTCCGAATTTGTCTCTGATGTCTGGGTCCTTTTCGACACCATGTTGATGAACTCAAAG GACCAGGAGTTGGTTGTCAAGCTACGGGGCAGCTTTCAGAGGAAGTTAGGGGAAGTGTTTGGGACagctctccacccctccctcctcagCCACCCTAACAGCAGCTGGACTGAGACGGGGGAACCTGAGGAACCAACGGCTGCAGAGTCTCTGAAGAAGATGAGGGAGTTGCTGAATATGGCCAAAGTGCCAAAAGCTAAGAAACGTCACTCCCAGGTCAGAGTTGAAACAGATGAAAATGAAACTAAAATGAAGAAAATTAAAAAGGATGCAGACTGA